A window of the Diorhabda carinulata isolate Delta chromosome 1, icDioCari1.1, whole genome shotgun sequence genome harbors these coding sequences:
- the LOC130892677 gene encoding sushi, von Willebrand factor type A, EGF and pentraxin domain-containing protein 1 isoform X8, whose translation MRKYTWCLVIFFAFSIYDVTSYRERRNVSVASTTPATDEDDDDWDEQESSEIDDDGKVYKNPRNSPSTLCPRDEEQATLLGQKCLRKCSSDEDCKSKKKKCLCDGSCGLSCIKPDRECPEPEQIAYGTVTASGKLFGARATYTCQHGYHVVGLQSRTCQANGQWAGSSPACKQNIYCLSPPTIDHARHNAPAEQATFDLDSTLQYYCHTGYVTNGFPRAKCLAIDGQASWYGPDIACEPRSCGAPTDISHGWHAGECYTYGCRITYHCAEGYELVGKNERYCQADGAWNPKELPTCVLVTAVQCPPPDNPRHGKAIYTSCSYNSVVSYECKYGYTLVGESTRRCGADKKWSGSQPVCKEINCGHPGRLWNGWLENIEAGTGLGASIIFRCHDGMLLEGNSSTVCQIEGKWRYPLPKCLAPCVVPHVTQGSVILIGKNETALTSTVVQHGEALSVDCDPHYEFLASLSPVTCNNGTWTSMPKCDPARCKRLPSVPRNGMVIAPKMEHGMKARFKCKDGFELKGDDLMECSFGNWTGELPKCEEVYCPYPGNVQNGKILLVGNMGLYDYRPYVRKVTNNKQIMYDCDKGYVLAEGPPGATCIGGHWSPKELPLCLLGQHPRIRWNRRKRSAIMEKYKRAFIRNYKLIYEKRDKRYVHNYLHLAEERVNRSLPARKSLSERITGAFRQLSKIRRKRALKGGSGSRALGTSHRGSSSSLNLRRGNKKNPYEEEEDDKPINQVVEPKKPKQPKNKGPCKPLSTEPYVNVEVVKHGKDPNVTFSAGTVVKMACGKGYGLNMPENKTAKCVRGKWRPTQPMCLISPCQLPKIPHGQYTSGYRAGLTIANGSSVAYNCNHNDGQQPATQHIQCLLGELEPKIPNCSPGPGGSKVETQYLGGSDIVKGGEITVIQYGNSGGNACGPPAKVRGSLIYRNGQPIVEDDNNFPDGSEVTFNCIESIMGEKTTWKIICEDGSWIGRSLNCDADDVVGAQIPSNNSTCIFRNQEPNVISFFNDQQIREDVVEFPAGAVLISRCIDIGKFAMIGPNKRRCMGGEWDGVKPACFGLNQANDYSMEKPPTILFRHQLGPIAQSNEGKLIVYPGTILHMECLWIRRFGNPKWTVSHDYRKYPEGWSTDPGRDSQLEYRLSIFHASKDDSGLFTCVTPARYTHSVEIEVKAIHCPVVPQRRGLTVNTQSTKMNTKLKFSCINGNALIGAPEVVCLPSGNWSAPFPICESIECGEVGVVLSEHLKVLVVSREVGGRAIFSCEPGFGLRGSSETICQSSGDWATPFPTCEEVHCDNPNAPENGYIQGSGPYKAGDVVQINCNPDYMMEGQPIIACQENSRWSGKMPKCVQACSYPGTTISGRMSSVKFFYKIGENITFTCEEGLQLKGAAMLKCLKNGKWSNTIPTCLPENSDTPKQISVL comes from the exons ATGAGGAAGTATACCTGGTGCcttgtgattttttttgctttttctatttatgatg tGACTTCGTATAGGGAACGCCGCAATGTATCTGTAGCAAGTACAACTCCTGCTACCGACGAAGACGATGATGATTGGGATGAACAGGAATCATCAGAAATAGATGATGATGGAAAAGTATACAAAAATCCCAGAAATTCACCGTCCACTTTATGCCCAAGAGATGAAGAACAAGCTACCTTACTT GGTCAAAAATGCCTAAGAAAATGTTCGTCCGACGAAGACTGCAAAAGTAAGAAGAAAAAGTGCCTTTGTGATGGATCTTGTGGCTTGTCCTGTATAAAACCTG aTCGAGAATGTCCTGAACCTGAACAGATAGCCTATGGAACAGTAACGGCGAGCGGAAAATTATTTGGAGCACGAGCTACTTATACTTGTCAACACGGATATCATGTTGTAGGACTACAAAGTCGAACTTGTCAAGCTAACGGTCAGTGGGCTGGAAGTTCACCAGCCTGCAAACAAAATA tctATTGTTTGTCACCTCCAACAATAGATCATGCCAGACATAACGCCCCAGCCGAACAGGCTACCTTCGACTTGGATTCAACTTTGCAGTACTATTGTCATACTGGATATGTTACGAATGGATTTCCAAGGGCTAAATGTTTAGCTATAGATGGTCAAGCTTCTTGGTACGGACCTGATATAGCGTGCGAAC CTAGATCTTGTGGAGCTCCAACAGATATCTCTCACGGTTGGCATGCAGGTGAATGTTACACATATGGATGTAGAATAACATACCATTGTGCAGAAGGGTACGAACTTGTTGGTAAAAATGAACGTTACTGTCAAGCGGACGGTGCGTGGAATCCAAAGGAACTTCCTACATGTGTTC TCGTTACAGCAGTCCAGTGTCCTCCGCCTGATAATCCAAGACATGGTAAGGCTATTTACACTTCTTGCAGTTATAATTCCGTCGTAAGTTATGAGTGCAAATACGGATATACCCTAGTTGGTGAAAGCACTAGAAGATGTGGTGCCGATAAGAAATGGTCTGGTAGTCAACCAGTATGTAAAG aaattaacTGCGGTCATCCTGGAAGGTTATGGAATGGATGGTTGGAAAACATTGAAGCGGGAACAGGTCTTGGAGCTTCTATTATATTCAGATGTCACGATGGTATGCTTCTCGAAGGAAATTCTTCAACAGTATGTCAAATAGAAGGAAAATGGAGGTACCCTCTACCCAAATGTTTAG CCCCTTGTGTAGTACCACACGTTACTCAAGGTAGTGTTATCTTAAtaggaaaaaatgaaacagcTTTAACATCTACAGTTGTTCAACATGGTGAAGCTTTATCAGTTGATTGCGATCCACATTATGAGTTCCTGGCTAGTTTGTCTCCAGTTACGTGTAACAACGGTACCTGGACATCTATGCCTAAATGCGATCCTGCTAG gtgTAAGCGTTTGCCTAGCGTTCCAAGAAACGGAATGGTTATTGCTCCCAAAATGGAACATGGCATGAAAGCAAGATTCAAGTGTAAAGATGGCTTTGAACTGAAGGGTGATGATCTAATGGAATGTTCTTTTGGTAACTGGACAGGAGAACTTCCAAAGTGTGAAGAAG tATACTGTCCATATCCGGGAAACGTACAAAATGGCAAAATTTTACTGGTTGGAAATATGGGATTATATGATTACCGCCCATACGTTCGAAAAGtcacaaataataaacaaattatgtacGATTGTGATAAGGGGTACGTTTTAGCTGAAGGTCCACCTGGAGCTACTTGTATCGGAGGACATTGGAGTCCAAAAGAATTACCATT atGCCTCTTAGGTCAACATCCTAGGATACGCTGGAACAGAAGGAAACGATCTGcaataatggaaaaatacaaaagagcatttataagaaattataagCTAATTTATGAGAAAAGAGATAAGAGATATGTTCACAATTATCTTCATTTGGCTGAAGAGCGAGTTAACAGAAGTCTACCAGCTAGAAAATCTTTATCAGAAAGAATAACTGGAGCTTTCCGCCAACTAAGTAAAATAAGAAGGAAGCGAGCTCTTAAAG GAGGCAGTGGTAGTAGAGCCTTAGGTACTAGTCACAGAGGCTCAAGCTCAAGTCTGAATCTTCGCCGAGGTAACAAAAAGAATCCATATGAAGAGGAAGAAGATGACAAACCGATAAACCAAGTTGTCGAACCTAAGAAACCGAAACAGCCGAAAAACAAAGGACCTTGCAAACCGTTATCTACAGAACCTTACGTTAATGTCGAAGTTGTGAAACACGGTAAAGATCCTAACGTTACTTTTAGCGCTGGAACTGTGGTTAAAATGGCGTGCGGAAAAGGATATGGATTAAATATGCCGGAAAATAAAACCGCAAAATGTGTTAGGGGAAAATGGAGACCTACCCAACCAATGTGTTTGATAT CTCCTTGCCAACTTCCAAAAATACCACACGGCCAATACACTTCTGGGTACAGAGCAGGTCTAACTATAGCCAATGGTTCAAGTGTAGCATATAATTGCAATCATAATGATGGCCAACAACCTGCTACTCAGCATATTCAATGTCTTTTGG GTGAGCTCGAACCAAAAATACCCAACTGCAGCCCAGGTCCTGGTGGAAGCAAAGTAGAGACTCAATATTTGGGTGGTAGTGATATTGTAAAAGGAGGAGAGATAACCGTTATCCAATATGGTAACTCCGGAGGAAACGCTTGTGGTCCGCCAGCTAA AGTTCGTGGTTCCTTAATATATAGAAATGGACAGCCGATCGTTGAGGACGATAACAACTTCCCCGACGGTAGCGAAGTTACTTTCAACTGCATAGAAAGCATCATGGGTGAGAAAACGACATGGAAAATAATTTGTGAAGACGGGAGTTGGATAGGGAGATCTCTTAATTGTG ATGCTGATGATGTAGTCGGTGCACAGATTCCGAGTAACAACAGCACTTGCATTTTTAGAAATCAGGAACCTAATGTTATATCGTTTTTTAATGATCAACAAATACGCGAGGATGTAGTTGAATTTCCAGCTGGAGCAGTACTTATTAGTCGCTGCATTGACATAGGAAAATTCGCGATGATAG GTCCAAATAAAAGGAGATGCATGGGAGGAGAATGGGATGGAGTTAAACCAGCCTGCTTCGGTTTAAATCAAGCTAATGATTACTCGATGGAAAAACCACCAACAATTCTATTTAGGCATCAATTGGGCCCGATAGCGCAATCTAACGAAGGCAAACTAATTGTTTACCCAGGTACAATTCTTCATATGGAATGTTTGTGGATAAGAAGATTCGGTAATCCTAAATGGACAGTTAGTCACGATTATAG GAAATATCCGGAAGGATGGTCGACGGATCCTGGCAGAGATTCTCAATTGGAATACAGACTCTCTATTTTCCACGCCTCTAAAGACGATTCTGGTTTATTTACATGCGTCACGCCAGCAAGATATACGCATTCCGTTGAAATTGAAGTGAAAG CAATTCATTGTCCAGTTGTACCACAGAGAAGAGGATTAACCGTTAACACTCAGAGCACAAAGATGAATactaaactgaaattttcatgcaTTAACGGAAACGCTTTGATTGGAGCTCCAGAAGTTGTTTGTCTTCCTTCTGGAAACTGGAGCGCCCCTTTTCCAATTTGTGAAA GTATAGAATGTGGTGAGGTTGGAGTAGTGCTTAGTGAACATTTGAAAGTACTAGTTGTATCTAGAGAAGTAGGAGGGAGAGCTATTTTCAGTTGTGAACCCGGTTTTGGTCTTAGAGGTTCTTCTGAGACTATTTGCCAATCTAGTGGCGATTGGGCGACCCCATTTCCTACTTGCGAAG aagtACATTGTGATAATCCCAATGCTCCAGAAAATGGTTACATTCAAGGTAGCGGTCCATATAAAGCTGGAGATGTTGTTCAAATTAATTGCAATCCAGATTATATGATGGAAGGTCAACCTATTATTGCTTGCCAAGAGAATTCTAGATGGTCTGGAAAGATGCCGAAAT gtGTGCAAGCTTGTTCGTATCCTGGTACTACAATAAGCGGTAGAATGTCCTCTGTTaaattcttctacaaaattGGAGAAAACATAACTTTTACTTGTGAAGAGGGTCTCCAACTTAAAGGTGCTGCTAtgttaaaatgtttgaaaaatggaaaatggtCAAATACTATCCCGACGTGTCTTCCTGAAAATTCTGATACACCTAAACAAATTTCCGTATTATAG
- the LOC130892677 gene encoding sushi, von Willebrand factor type A, EGF and pentraxin domain-containing protein 1 isoform X10: MRKYTWCLVIFFAFSIYDVTSYRERRNVSVASTTPATDEDDDDWDEQESSEIDDDGKVYKNPRNSPSTLCPRDEEQATLLGQKCLRKCSSDEDCKSKKKKCLCDGSCGLSCIKPDRECPEPEQIAYGTVTASGKLFGARATYTCQHGYHVVGLQSRTCQANGQWAGSSPACKQNIYCLSPPTIDHARHNAPAEQATFDLDSTLQYYCHTGYVTNGFPRAKCLAIDGQASWYGPDIACEPRSCGAPTDISHGWHAGECYTYGCRITYHCAEGYELVGKNERYCQADGAWNPKELPTCVLVTAVQCPPPDNPRHGKAIYTSCSYNSVVSYECKYGYTLVGESTRRCGADKKWSGSQPVCKEINCGHPGRLWNGWLENIEAGTGLGASIIFRCHDGMLLEGNSSTVCQIEGKWRYPLPKCLAPCVVPHVTQGSVILIGKNETALTSTVVQHGEALSVDCDPHYEFLASLSPVTCNNGTWTSMPKCDPARCKRLPSVPRNGMVIAPKMEHGMKARFKCKDGFELKGDDLMECSFGNWTGELPKCEEVYCPYPGNVQNGKILLVGNMGLYDYRPYVRKVTNNKQIMYDCDKGYVLAEGPPGATCIGGHWSPKELPLCLLGQHPRIRWNRRKRSAIMEKYKRAFIRNYKLIYEKRDKRYVHNYLHLAEERVNRSLPARKSLSERITGAFRQLSKIRRKRALKGGSGSRALGTSHRGSSSSLNLRRGNKKNPYEEEEDDKPINQVVEPKKPKQPKNKGPCKPLSTEPYVNVEVVKHGKDPNVTFSAGTVVKMACGKGYGLNMPENKTAKCVRGKWRPTQPMCLICELEPKIPNCSPGPGGSKVETQYLGGSDIVKGGEITVIQYGNSGGNACGPPAKVRGSLIYRNGQPIVEDDNNFPDGSEVTFNCIESIMGEKTTWKIICEDGSWIGRSLNCDADDVVGAQIPSNNSTCIFRNQEPNVISFFNDQQIREDVVEFPAGAVLISRCIDIGKFAMIGPNKRRCMGGEWDGVKPACFGLNQANDYSMEKPPTILFRHQLGPIAQSNEGKLIVYPGTILHMECLWIRRFGNPKWTVSHDYRKYPEGWSTDPGRDSQLEYRLSIFHASKDDSGLFTCVTPARYTHSVEIEVKAIHCPVVPQRRGLTVNTQSTKMNTKLKFSCINGNALIGAPEVVCLPSGNWSAPFPICESIECGEVGVVLSEHLKVLVVSREVGGRAIFSCEPGFGLRGSSETICQSSGDWATPFPTCEEVHCDNPNAPENGYIQGSGPYKAGDVVQINCNPDYMMEGQPIIACQENSRWSGKMPKCVQACSYPGTTISGRMSSVKFFYKIGENITFTCEEGLQLKGAAMLKCLKNGKWSNTIPTCLPENSDTPKQISVL; this comes from the exons ATGAGGAAGTATACCTGGTGCcttgtgattttttttgctttttctatttatgatg tGACTTCGTATAGGGAACGCCGCAATGTATCTGTAGCAAGTACAACTCCTGCTACCGACGAAGACGATGATGATTGGGATGAACAGGAATCATCAGAAATAGATGATGATGGAAAAGTATACAAAAATCCCAGAAATTCACCGTCCACTTTATGCCCAAGAGATGAAGAACAAGCTACCTTACTT GGTCAAAAATGCCTAAGAAAATGTTCGTCCGACGAAGACTGCAAAAGTAAGAAGAAAAAGTGCCTTTGTGATGGATCTTGTGGCTTGTCCTGTATAAAACCTG aTCGAGAATGTCCTGAACCTGAACAGATAGCCTATGGAACAGTAACGGCGAGCGGAAAATTATTTGGAGCACGAGCTACTTATACTTGTCAACACGGATATCATGTTGTAGGACTACAAAGTCGAACTTGTCAAGCTAACGGTCAGTGGGCTGGAAGTTCACCAGCCTGCAAACAAAATA tctATTGTTTGTCACCTCCAACAATAGATCATGCCAGACATAACGCCCCAGCCGAACAGGCTACCTTCGACTTGGATTCAACTTTGCAGTACTATTGTCATACTGGATATGTTACGAATGGATTTCCAAGGGCTAAATGTTTAGCTATAGATGGTCAAGCTTCTTGGTACGGACCTGATATAGCGTGCGAAC CTAGATCTTGTGGAGCTCCAACAGATATCTCTCACGGTTGGCATGCAGGTGAATGTTACACATATGGATGTAGAATAACATACCATTGTGCAGAAGGGTACGAACTTGTTGGTAAAAATGAACGTTACTGTCAAGCGGACGGTGCGTGGAATCCAAAGGAACTTCCTACATGTGTTC TCGTTACAGCAGTCCAGTGTCCTCCGCCTGATAATCCAAGACATGGTAAGGCTATTTACACTTCTTGCAGTTATAATTCCGTCGTAAGTTATGAGTGCAAATACGGATATACCCTAGTTGGTGAAAGCACTAGAAGATGTGGTGCCGATAAGAAATGGTCTGGTAGTCAACCAGTATGTAAAG aaattaacTGCGGTCATCCTGGAAGGTTATGGAATGGATGGTTGGAAAACATTGAAGCGGGAACAGGTCTTGGAGCTTCTATTATATTCAGATGTCACGATGGTATGCTTCTCGAAGGAAATTCTTCAACAGTATGTCAAATAGAAGGAAAATGGAGGTACCCTCTACCCAAATGTTTAG CCCCTTGTGTAGTACCACACGTTACTCAAGGTAGTGTTATCTTAAtaggaaaaaatgaaacagcTTTAACATCTACAGTTGTTCAACATGGTGAAGCTTTATCAGTTGATTGCGATCCACATTATGAGTTCCTGGCTAGTTTGTCTCCAGTTACGTGTAACAACGGTACCTGGACATCTATGCCTAAATGCGATCCTGCTAG gtgTAAGCGTTTGCCTAGCGTTCCAAGAAACGGAATGGTTATTGCTCCCAAAATGGAACATGGCATGAAAGCAAGATTCAAGTGTAAAGATGGCTTTGAACTGAAGGGTGATGATCTAATGGAATGTTCTTTTGGTAACTGGACAGGAGAACTTCCAAAGTGTGAAGAAG tATACTGTCCATATCCGGGAAACGTACAAAATGGCAAAATTTTACTGGTTGGAAATATGGGATTATATGATTACCGCCCATACGTTCGAAAAGtcacaaataataaacaaattatgtacGATTGTGATAAGGGGTACGTTTTAGCTGAAGGTCCACCTGGAGCTACTTGTATCGGAGGACATTGGAGTCCAAAAGAATTACCATT atGCCTCTTAGGTCAACATCCTAGGATACGCTGGAACAGAAGGAAACGATCTGcaataatggaaaaatacaaaagagcatttataagaaattataagCTAATTTATGAGAAAAGAGATAAGAGATATGTTCACAATTATCTTCATTTGGCTGAAGAGCGAGTTAACAGAAGTCTACCAGCTAGAAAATCTTTATCAGAAAGAATAACTGGAGCTTTCCGCCAACTAAGTAAAATAAGAAGGAAGCGAGCTCTTAAAG GAGGCAGTGGTAGTAGAGCCTTAGGTACTAGTCACAGAGGCTCAAGCTCAAGTCTGAATCTTCGCCGAGGTAACAAAAAGAATCCATATGAAGAGGAAGAAGATGACAAACCGATAAACCAAGTTGTCGAACCTAAGAAACCGAAACAGCCGAAAAACAAAGGACCTTGCAAACCGTTATCTACAGAACCTTACGTTAATGTCGAAGTTGTGAAACACGGTAAAGATCCTAACGTTACTTTTAGCGCTGGAACTGTGGTTAAAATGGCGTGCGGAAAAGGATATGGATTAAATATGCCGGAAAATAAAACCGCAAAATGTGTTAGGGGAAAATGGAGACCTACCCAACCAATGTGTTTGATAT GTGAGCTCGAACCAAAAATACCCAACTGCAGCCCAGGTCCTGGTGGAAGCAAAGTAGAGACTCAATATTTGGGTGGTAGTGATATTGTAAAAGGAGGAGAGATAACCGTTATCCAATATGGTAACTCCGGAGGAAACGCTTGTGGTCCGCCAGCTAA AGTTCGTGGTTCCTTAATATATAGAAATGGACAGCCGATCGTTGAGGACGATAACAACTTCCCCGACGGTAGCGAAGTTACTTTCAACTGCATAGAAAGCATCATGGGTGAGAAAACGACATGGAAAATAATTTGTGAAGACGGGAGTTGGATAGGGAGATCTCTTAATTGTG ATGCTGATGATGTAGTCGGTGCACAGATTCCGAGTAACAACAGCACTTGCATTTTTAGAAATCAGGAACCTAATGTTATATCGTTTTTTAATGATCAACAAATACGCGAGGATGTAGTTGAATTTCCAGCTGGAGCAGTACTTATTAGTCGCTGCATTGACATAGGAAAATTCGCGATGATAG GTCCAAATAAAAGGAGATGCATGGGAGGAGAATGGGATGGAGTTAAACCAGCCTGCTTCGGTTTAAATCAAGCTAATGATTACTCGATGGAAAAACCACCAACAATTCTATTTAGGCATCAATTGGGCCCGATAGCGCAATCTAACGAAGGCAAACTAATTGTTTACCCAGGTACAATTCTTCATATGGAATGTTTGTGGATAAGAAGATTCGGTAATCCTAAATGGACAGTTAGTCACGATTATAG GAAATATCCGGAAGGATGGTCGACGGATCCTGGCAGAGATTCTCAATTGGAATACAGACTCTCTATTTTCCACGCCTCTAAAGACGATTCTGGTTTATTTACATGCGTCACGCCAGCAAGATATACGCATTCCGTTGAAATTGAAGTGAAAG CAATTCATTGTCCAGTTGTACCACAGAGAAGAGGATTAACCGTTAACACTCAGAGCACAAAGATGAATactaaactgaaattttcatgcaTTAACGGAAACGCTTTGATTGGAGCTCCAGAAGTTGTTTGTCTTCCTTCTGGAAACTGGAGCGCCCCTTTTCCAATTTGTGAAA GTATAGAATGTGGTGAGGTTGGAGTAGTGCTTAGTGAACATTTGAAAGTACTAGTTGTATCTAGAGAAGTAGGAGGGAGAGCTATTTTCAGTTGTGAACCCGGTTTTGGTCTTAGAGGTTCTTCTGAGACTATTTGCCAATCTAGTGGCGATTGGGCGACCCCATTTCCTACTTGCGAAG aagtACATTGTGATAATCCCAATGCTCCAGAAAATGGTTACATTCAAGGTAGCGGTCCATATAAAGCTGGAGATGTTGTTCAAATTAATTGCAATCCAGATTATATGATGGAAGGTCAACCTATTATTGCTTGCCAAGAGAATTCTAGATGGTCTGGAAAGATGCCGAAAT gtGTGCAAGCTTGTTCGTATCCTGGTACTACAATAAGCGGTAGAATGTCCTCTGTTaaattcttctacaaaattGGAGAAAACATAACTTTTACTTGTGAAGAGGGTCTCCAACTTAAAGGTGCTGCTAtgttaaaatgtttgaaaaatggaaaatggtCAAATACTATCCCGACGTGTCTTCCTGAAAATTCTGATACACCTAAACAAATTTCCGTATTATAG